Proteins encoded within one genomic window of Solenopsis invicta isolate M01_SB chromosome 10, UNIL_Sinv_3.0, whole genome shotgun sequence:
- the LOC120358763 gene encoding zinc finger CCCH domain-containing protein 18-like, translated as MGAGGLELFSPSSSQGNPPKKETRRLQVTLEDFLPKGGKTRPTGSRPGPACSKGVKPDSCGSDGTRSEPSSTPGPSGLGNKGRPSLPPSPTSVVTPINMDVDSDAESVGRGKKRAHSRRSPAYYISSSSESDEGPTKKGRGRPAKDLSHAGQFTAEAHARKAEADKARRIVKDHKAIINPDVQPSSARAAKAQELALERAEELEQQPIAAVAADKKSRDAGQIRREVHKHPGSYQKGPLERIHGPHGGLDHHPDKAGREPHRRLTGRRERPWPRPRPNGLPKRGGLKPSWGRCGFALPCSKRPPRNKPPGSAAPTSRSRRTSTRRSRRPWWGRPPTCQVQLRTWTWRLRSLPPRNSLNWWAARPRDLNQGRWSCPSKR; from the coding sequence ATGGGGGCTGGCGGGCTGGAACTCTTCAGCCCGTCCAGCTCTCAGGGGAACCCCCCCAAAAAGGAGACTAGGAGGCTCCAGGTCACACTGGAGGACTTCCTCCCTAAGGGTGGGAAGACACGACCCACTGGCTCgaggccgggcccggcctgcAGCAAGGGTGTTAAACCCGATAGCTGTGGGTCGGATGGAACCCGCTCCGAGCCGAGCAGTACACCCGGGCCATCTGGCCTGGGAAACAAGGGAAGACCCTCCCTGCCACCCTCCCCGACCTCCGTCGTGACGCCCATCAATATGGATGTGGACTCTGACGCAGAGTCGGTGGGACGGGGAAAAAAGAGGGCGCATAGTAGGAGATCACCCGCCTACTACATATCGTCCTCTTCGGAGTCGGACGAGGGACCGACGAAGAAGGGACGAGGAAGGCCGGCCAAGGACCTCTCCCACGCCGGCCAATTTACAGCGGAGGCTCACGCCAGGAAGGCCGAAGCCGACAAGGCGAGGAGGATAGTAAAGGACCACAAGGCAATAATTAACCCCGACGTCCAACCCTCCTCAGCCAGAGCGGCCAAAGCGCAAGAACTGGCTCTAGAACGAGCAGAGGAGCTAGAGCAACAGCCGATTGCGGCTGTTGCGGCCGACAAAAAGTCTCGGGATGCTGGCCAGATCCGTCGAGAGGTCCACAAACATCCAGGGTCCTATCAGAAAGGACCTCTGGAACGCATACACGGACCTCACGGCGGGCTTGACCACCATCCTGACAAGGCAGGAAGAGAGCCCCATCGAAGGCTCACAGGGAGGAGAGAGCGGCCCTGGCCAAGGCCAAGGCCAAATGGGCTACCGAAAAGAGGAGGCTTGAAGCCGAGTTGGGGCAGATGCGGGTTCGCATTGCCCTGCTCGAAAAGGCCTCCTCGAAACAAGCCCCCAGGGAGTGCGGCACCGACGTCGAGGTCCAGACGGACCTCGACGAGGAGGTCTCGAAGGCCTTGGTGGGGTCGTCCTCCCACATGCCAAGTCCAATTGCGGACTTGGACATGGAGGCTGAGGAGCCTCCCACCTCGAAACTCCCTCAACTGGTGGGCGGCACGACCACGCGACCTAAATCAGGGCCGATGGTCGTGTCCGTCGAAACGTTAA